The following are from one region of the Bacteroidota bacterium genome:
- a CDS encoding S8 family serine peptidase, giving the protein MKEDEIEEILEQGKEQSEALKSLLDKLEKSNVVSNSNFGIDDSSNIKPASKVKDLKRLFKRLFVITGMLFFTLTSFAQDNEGFVPRKIRVKLNRQVEVEVVGVLKARVSSYGDIIETGNYQLDALNSKFKVTKMKRVFPYAGKHESKHIKHGLHLWYELEVDNEADLKKVSERYSSTAAVVSAEPIHIKTLGDYLMVDAGVASAEPNALPLNDPYLSDQWHYNNDGSISNSIPGSDINLFEAWEIVKGSSDVVVAVVDGGIDVDHEDLAANMWVNEAEFNGEPGVDDDNNGFIDDVNGFNFIENSGNITAHDHGTHVAGTVSAVNNNGVGGAGVAGGSGNNDGVKLVSCQIFDNENGQANFANAIAYGADIGANISQNSWSYTQVGVYEQAVLDAIDYFVAEAGNYEGSKMKGGIVIFAAGNASTEAESYPAYYPGTVSVASIGPNFVKAPYSNYGTWVDITAPGGNLGMGFKHGVLSTTSNNNYQLMQGTSMACPHVSGIAALVISEFGGNAFTSEELKSRILTGVVDIESHNNEIYIGKLGSGLIDAKRTLEVNAGSPPNKINNLAIRGISKDFVVLSWDVPVDDDDETPIAYSVHWSENEITQENISSALSSFVSNDEKLVGDEVMHEIEGLKGLTNYYFTVVAIDRWGNRSEMSNVVNETTNEGPGISSDKDNLIVGVDASNSAYGTESFNILNTKTGYLRWDAEVRDVSRLYSTQSLEYPALQTIVTNSDASVSMFEQNIAEIASASPAEWEASQKQYYPPGTSPYFIGENDTTVANSMATRFYVTEEEGFNLTTVAALMWLDKEDGPAIIEIYKGSSIEKENLIYTCNSTNVSDGLMAYKENQIQDFPHTLKEQLFFEKGDIFWVVYHVPSGNLYPLGVRPEASPEFSGNCLMSFNQGETWQTMEAAVNDPGYVWAVKAYSKQEKLETYITLTPNQGEVAALGQNEVVVDYDASKMVNGTYKSNVVVMSNDSEAPFYKIPITLDVSGHKPVISSQNIVEYGNIFHGLSKTIQVELVNNGYGRFKGSSLVSSNPSVFEINDTYFDIPARSKGVIDVTYIPDGTGNDNGVITLTGYKGDVYEFNVFGVGAAPASMEYYPNVLTYSDVDINGVEELKDTVTITNTGEYPLQFGFTNFADDLSHIDWIGTNVQVQKYGYAMGSYDYPVGYVFNDISETGVDVTHEFKNDGLNEFVEVDLGFDFPYFGEKLRQLYITKRSMLTLGTDGKFNATMSYRDKYNPDGYMCAFASELSIATQGKITYKKGLGSFTVQYTDVNSISSQDGVEYTYQIVLYDNGDIKFIYDKLQGLNPDSYKNVYAAVENRAKDDGVFLQSRFQPGETHVGEKRIIYIQSPGSNLIKDVTEGKGIILPGKSQDVVFTVNREQLVEGSHREMVSVLSNDPFNRGKFIEVQIEANQGGVAGLELSNELVQLGSVFQNKVENGVVQLLNTGSKPLTITTINSENGQIVYNGDNDVEVKPGQTMYIEYSVATDVIAAISDKLLINDSEGNVYTVNFAGNIIEGPNVSVSVNEFNVLLNPGEVKTEALTIENTGQAQLDYAIIGTSLVYPVDNEVSATSTEIEEFTYAYKTTYDDHPATYNWIDVGAESKVPFFTDGVSEYWYQIDLPFEFEFYQQKYSKLWVGLQGAVSFDEPEQKMHFIKYSEKMGVLDNVNNCIAPYFSPTTYQRWEDQPERSGVFYKQYDDKFVIEWREFFAPASIPFDYQIIIFNDGRFKIQYRSPFTHDALKAMYGNVGIENHDATEFVQVSYYQKFAGKDVAVEFYPAKKEILAAGASKTYDIAFNAKERYAGDFNEYLTISNNSALNSVLDIPANISISGEAEVTLSEVLDFGEVILSPEKNTYYKEFYIENSGTRRMNIRNVGLLNDNDIVLQARVVDRGRYLWVDLPNGYFSNNFDIDPGSEFGPFRLVLTPETPSFVDAGYSNKLVMTTDFGTGSAEMPISVEYKLPPVFTIDKNEISHIVFDNTVINDKITIGNVEGQSELDYSMSLDYNRTSVANTLIEPMFATGELTVEKKSLNTDAYYGAKAQNDYNRVLAYEEAEAANNAIGVGGAYALTVATAFTAPEDGFKLSNVQTWYVPDEHLNSDIKVEIRVGTSLESSTIQYSEVFNHTVEEADIVGSLLDFELSEPILFMPYEKFFLVFTYPIEIQMPQGVTTVENKPNTYFIYYMEKWFDVQEIASLANVGLLVRAAEKEAENVNWLELSEIEGSLMAGAQKDILLTFYPERAKRPNNNVTLTFNTDDPQNKQEDVLVSLRKNQGPEIFADEDYSLYEGETIDISFKVEDVEGNGVKSVTMPEYENTSFSFANDSVFFSYSPTYMDAGIQKFEVYTEDDLNTKSTRVFYVEVLNVPHGPIVVDDSHIIIDIDNPQYQSKFNDIFMDPDGQDMSFKAEIIGDKEVAELFMSVGGFIVHPKKTGFSKIELTAIDTDGAKTVTTKNIVVNSFLSEEEFLATQWEIYPNPVINDMVISLNEIEEEGEVRVNIYDLSGTVVKSFTYDVENNKISVPVSKLSSGVYMVELVGNNGRSMNKMIKN; this is encoded by the coding sequence ATGAAAGAAGATGAAATAGAAGAAATTTTAGAGCAGGGCAAAGAGCAGTCAGAAGCTTTAAAATCTTTATTGGATAAACTTGAGAAATCGAATGTTGTTTCAAATAGCAATTTTGGGATAGATGATAGTAGCAATATAAAACCGGCATCAAAGGTGAAAGATTTAAAGCGTTTATTTAAAAGGTTATTTGTAATAACCGGGATGTTATTTTTTACATTAACTTCTTTTGCACAGGATAACGAAGGTTTTGTCCCTCGTAAAATTCGGGTGAAATTAAACAGACAAGTAGAGGTTGAAGTTGTCGGTGTACTTAAAGCAAGAGTTAGCTCTTACGGCGATATAATTGAAACAGGGAATTATCAATTAGATGCATTAAACAGTAAATTTAAAGTTACTAAGATGAAGCGGGTTTTCCCATATGCCGGGAAGCACGAGTCTAAACATATTAAGCACGGCTTACATTTATGGTACGAGCTTGAAGTTGATAATGAAGCTGATTTAAAGAAAGTATCTGAAAGATATTCGTCGACTGCTGCTGTTGTATCGGCAGAACCTATCCATATAAAAACATTGGGAGATTACCTGATGGTAGATGCTGGGGTAGCTTCGGCAGAACCTAATGCATTACCATTGAACGATCCGTATTTATCGGATCAGTGGCACTATAATAATGATGGAAGCATCAGTAATTCTATACCGGGATCTGACATTAACCTTTTCGAAGCATGGGAGATTGTAAAAGGTAGTAGCGATGTTGTTGTTGCTGTTGTAGATGGAGGTATTGATGTTGATCATGAAGATTTAGCCGCAAATATGTGGGTTAATGAGGCAGAGTTTAACGGAGAGCCTGGTGTTGATGATGATAATAATGGTTTTATTGATGATGTTAACGGATTCAATTTTATAGAAAATAGCGGGAATATTACTGCACATGATCATGGTACACACGTTGCCGGTACTGTTTCTGCTGTGAACAATAATGGAGTAGGAGGCGCTGGTGTAGCCGGTGGTAGTGGAAACAACGATGGAGTGAAATTAGTATCGTGTCAGATTTTTGATAATGAAAATGGTCAGGCTAATTTTGCTAACGCTATTGCTTATGGTGCCGATATCGGAGCAAATATTTCACAAAACTCATGGTCTTATACTCAGGTTGGGGTTTACGAACAGGCTGTTTTGGATGCTATAGATTATTTTGTTGCAGAAGCAGGTAATTACGAAGGAAGTAAAATGAAAGGAGGGATAGTGATTTTTGCAGCAGGAAATGCTTCAACAGAGGCAGAGAGTTATCCTGCATATTATCCCGGTACAGTTTCAGTGGCTTCGATTGGTCCAAATTTTGTAAAAGCGCCTTATTCTAACTACGGTACTTGGGTTGATATTACTGCTCCAGGAGGAAACCTAGGGATGGGTTTTAAACATGGAGTTTTAAGTACAACAAGTAATAATAACTATCAATTAATGCAAGGAACGTCGATGGCTTGTCCACACGTTTCAGGTATTGCAGCATTAGTAATTTCCGAATTTGGAGGAAACGCTTTTACTAGCGAAGAGCTAAAAAGCCGTATTCTAACAGGTGTAGTCGATATAGAATCACACAATAATGAAATTTATATAGGAAAACTTGGTTCAGGTTTAATTGATGCTAAAAGAACTCTTGAAGTAAATGCCGGTTCTCCACCAAATAAAATTAACAACCTTGCAATACGTGGTATTTCAAAGGATTTTGTAGTTCTTTCGTGGGATGTTCCTGTAGATGATGATGATGAAACTCCTATTGCCTATAGTGTGCATTGGTCTGAAAATGAAATAACACAAGAAAATATATCTTCAGCCTTAAGTTCATTTGTTTCTAATGACGAAAAACTTGTAGGAGATGAAGTTATGCACGAAATAGAAGGCTTAAAGGGTTTAACTAATTATTATTTTACAGTTGTTGCCATTGACCGATGGGGAAATCGTTCAGAAATGTCTAATGTGGTAAATGAAACAACTAATGAGGGACCTGGAATATCGAGCGATAAAGACAATCTAATTGTAGGTGTTGATGCAAGTAATTCAGCTTACGGAACAGAGTCTTTTAATATTTTAAATACAAAAACAGGTTATTTACGTTGGGATGCCGAAGTGCGCGATGTATCTCGTTTATATTCTACCCAATCGTTAGAGTATCCTGCACTGCAAACTATTGTGACAAACTCCGATGCTTCAGTATCAATGTTTGAACAGAATATAGCTGAAATTGCATCTGCATCGCCTGCAGAATGGGAGGCTTCACAAAAACAGTATTATCCTCCCGGAACTTCTCCATATTTCATTGGAGAAAATGATACTACTGTAGCAAATTCAATGGCTACCAGATTCTATGTAACCGAAGAGGAAGGGTTCAACCTAACTACTGTAGCGGCTCTAATGTGGCTAGATAAAGAAGATGGACCTGCGATTATTGAGATTTATAAAGGTAGTTCTATCGAAAAAGAGAACTTAATTTATACTTGTAATAGCACTAATGTTTCTGATGGCTTAATGGCTTATAAAGAGAATCAGATACAAGATTTTCCGCATACACTTAAAGAACAATTATTCTTCGAGAAGGGTGATATCTTTTGGGTAGTTTATCACGTACCTAGTGGTAATTTATATCCTTTAGGAGTTAGGCCGGAAGCTAGTCCTGAGTTTTCAGGAAATTGTCTTATGAGCTTTAATCAGGGAGAAACTTGGCAAACAATGGAAGCCGCGGTTAACGACCCAGGTTATGTTTGGGCTGTTAAGGCTTATAGTAAGCAGGAAAAACTTGAAACTTACATTACTTTAACTCCAAATCAGGGAGAGGTTGCTGCTTTAGGACAAAATGAGGTTGTAGTAGATTACGATGCCTCAAAAATGGTTAATGGAACCTATAAGTCGAATGTTGTTGTAATGTCGAACGACAGTGAAGCTCCATTTTACAAAATACCTATAACACTTGATGTTTCGGGACACAAACCTGTAATTAGTTCACAAAATATTGTTGAATACGGAAATATATTTCATGGTTTAAGTAAGACTATTCAAGTAGAACTTGTAAACAATGGATATGGACGTTTTAAAGGCTCTTCACTTGTTTCATCAAATCCATCAGTTTTCGAAATAAATGATACTTATTTCGATATCCCGGCTCGTAGCAAGGGAGTTATTGATGTTACTTATATTCCAGATGGAACAGGAAACGATAATGGAGTTATAACTTTAACGGGTTATAAAGGTGATGTTTATGAGTTTAATGTTTTCGGTGTTGGAGCTGCTCCTGCAAGCATGGAGTATTATCCAAACGTGTTAACTTATAGCGATGTAGATATTAACGGTGTAGAAGAGTTAAAAGATACTGTAACCATTACTAACACTGGAGAATATCCATTACAATTTGGTTTTACAAATTTCGCCGACGATTTGAGCCATATAGATTGGATTGGGACTAATGTTCAAGTTCAGAAATATGGATATGCTATGGGATCGTACGATTATCCCGTAGGATACGTATTTAATGATATTTCAGAAACAGGTGTTGATGTTACCCACGAGTTTAAAAATGATGGTCTTAACGAATTTGTTGAAGTAGATCTTGGTTTTGATTTTCCATATTTCGGAGAGAAGCTAAGACAGTTATATATCACCAAAAGAAGTATGTTAACACTGGGTACCGATGGGAAGTTTAACGCAACAATGTCTTATCGCGATAAATATAACCCTGATGGATATATGTGTGCTTTTGCTTCAGAGCTTTCTATAGCAACTCAAGGTAAAATAACATATAAGAAAGGTTTAGGTAGTTTTACTGTTCAATACACTGATGTAAACAGTATTAGTAGTCAAGATGGTGTAGAATATACTTATCAAATTGTTTTATACGATAATGGTGATATTAAATTTATCTACGACAAATTACAAGGTTTAAATCCTGACAGTTATAAAAATGTCTATGCTGCAGTTGAAAACAGAGCAAAAGATGATGGTGTATTTCTTCAAAGTAGATTTCAGCCTGGAGAAACACATGTTGGAGAAAAAAGAATAATATATATTCAAAGCCCGGGTAGCAACTTGATAAAAGATGTTACAGAGGGTAAGGGGATTATTTTACCTGGAAAATCGCAAGATGTTGTATTTACAGTAAATAGAGAACAGCTTGTAGAAGGAAGTCATCGCGAGATGGTGTCAGTTTTATCAAACGATCCTTTCAACAGAGGTAAATTTATTGAAGTACAAATTGAAGCCAACCAGGGAGGAGTTGCCGGGTTGGAACTTTCAAACGAATTAGTTCAATTAGGTAGTGTATTCCAGAATAAAGTTGAAAATGGAGTAGTTCAGTTATTAAACACAGGGAGTAAACCCTTAACCATAACTACAATTAATTCCGAAAACGGACAGATAGTATATAATGGGGATAATGATGTAGAAGTTAAACCCGGGCAAACAATGTATATCGAATATTCGGTAGCAACTGATGTCATTGCAGCAATTTCAGATAAACTTCTTATTAACGATAGTGAGGGGAATGTATATACAGTAAATTTTGCAGGTAATATTATTGAGGGACCAAACGTTAGTGTTTCGGTTAATGAGTTTAATGTATTATTAAATCCTGGAGAGGTAAAAACAGAAGCTCTAACTATCGAAAATACAGGACAGGCTCAACTCGATTATGCTATTATTGGTACATCGCTTGTATATCCTGTAGATAATGAAGTTAGCGCAACTAGTACCGAAATAGAAGAGTTTACTTATGCTTATAAAACTACTTATGACGATCATCCTGCTACATATAACTGGATAGATGTAGGAGCAGAAAGTAAAGTTCCGTTTTTTACTGATGGAGTTAGTGAATATTGGTATCAAATAGATCTTCCTTTTGAATTTGAGTTTTATCAACAGAAATATTCAAAATTATGGGTAGGTCTGCAAGGTGCAGTTTCGTTTGACGAACCTGAACAAAAAATGCACTTTATTAAGTATTCAGAGAAGATGGGGGTACTTGATAATGTAAACAATTGTATAGCACCATATTTTTCACCAACAACTTACCAGCGATGGGAAGATCAGCCCGAAAGATCAGGTGTTTTCTATAAACAATATGATGACAAATTTGTAATTGAATGGAGAGAGTTTTTTGCTCCTGCATCTATTCCTTTCGATTACCAGATAATAATATTTAATGATGGAAGGTTTAAAATACAATACCGTTCACCATTTACTCACGATGCTTTAAAAGCGATGTACGGTAATGTTGGAATAGAGAATCACGATGCAACAGAGTTTGTTCAAGTTTCGTATTACCAAAAATTTGCCGGAAAAGACGTAGCTGTTGAGTTCTATCCTGCCAAAAAAGAAATTTTGGCTGCCGGTGCATCAAAAACTTACGATATTGCTTTCAACGCCAAAGAGAGGTATGCTGGTGATTTTAATGAGTATTTAACTATTTCTAACAATAGTGCCCTTAATAGTGTGCTTGATATTCCTGCCAACATTTCTATTAGCGGAGAAGCAGAAGTTACATTAAGTGAAGTATTAGATTTTGGAGAAGTGATATTATCACCCGAAAAAAACACTTATTATAAAGAGTTTTATATCGAAAATTCTGGTACAAGGAGAATGAACATCAGGAACGTAGGACTTCTTAATGATAATGATATTGTGCTTCAGGCAAGAGTAGTAGATAGAGGAAGATATCTTTGGGTAGATCTTCCAAATGGATATTTTTCTAATAATTTCGATATCGATCCGGGTAGTGAATTTGGTCCTTTCCGACTTGTTTTAACTCCGGAAACACCAAGCTTTGTTGATGCAGGTTATAGTAATAAACTTGTAATGACAACCGATTTTGGAACAGGTAGTGCAGAAATGCCAATTAGTGTAGAATATAAGTTACCACCTGTATTTACGATCGATAAAAATGAAATTTCACATATCGTTTTCGATAATACCGTTATAAACGATAAGATTACTATAGGAAATGTAGAAGGACAATCGGAATTAGATTATTCGATGAGCCTTGATTATAATAGAACATCTGTAGCTAATACGCTTATAGAACCAATGTTTGCTACAGGAGAGTTAACAGTAGAAAAAAAATCTCTTAATACTGATGCTTATTATGGTGCTAAAGCCCAAAACGATTACAACAGAGTATTAGCTTACGAAGAAGCCGAAGCTGCTAATAATGCAATTGGTGTTGGTGGAGCTTATGCTTTAACAGTTGCTACTGCGTTTACTGCTCCTGAAGATGGGTTCAAACTTTCTAATGTTCAAACATGGTATGTGCCGGATGAACATTTGAATTCAGATATCAAGGTTGAAATTAGAGTAGGTACTTCTTTAGAAAGTTCTACAATTCAATATAGCGAAGTGTTTAATCATACAGTTGAAGAAGCAGATATTGTAGGTTCTTTGCTCGATTTCGAACTAAGCGAACCAATTTTGTTTATGCCTTATGAAAAATTCTTTTTAGTGTTTACATATCCTATAGAGATACAGATGCCTCAGGGGGTAACTACTGTAGAGAATAAGCCAAACACTTATTTCATTTATTATATGGAAAAATGGTTCGACGTTCAGGAAATAGCAAGTTTAGCAAATGTTGGACTATTAGTACGAGCAGCTGAAAAAGAAGCAGAAAATGTTAACTGGTTAGAGCTTTCCGAAATAGAAGGAAGTCTTATGGCTGGTGCTCAAAAAGATATTCTTTTAACATTTTACCCTGAAAGGGCTAAAAGACCAAATAACAATGTTACTCTAACTTTCAATACAGACGATCCTCAAAATAAACAGGAGGATGTATTAGTTAGCTTACGCAAGAATCAGGGGCCTGAAATTTTTGCAGATGAAGATTATTCGTTGTACGAAGGAGAAACAATCGACATTTCATTTAAGGTGGAAGATGTTGAAGGTAATGGAGTTAAAAGTGTAACAATGCCGGAGTATGAAAATACAAGTTTCAGTTTTGCTAATGACTCTGTTTTCTTTAGCTATTCTCCAACATATATGGATGCCGGAATACAAAAATTTGAAGTTTATACCGAGGATGACTTAAATACTAAATCAACAAGAGTGTTTTATGTTGAGGTACTAAATGTTCCACATGGACCAATTGTTGTTGATGACAGTCACATAATTATCGATATTGATAATCCGCAATACCAATCTAAGTTCAATGATATATTTATGGATCCTGATGGTCAGGACATGTCTTTTAAAGCTGAGATAATTGGTGATAAAGAAGTTGCAGAACTGTTTATGTCAGTAGGTGGATTCATAGTTCATCCAAAGAAAACAGGATTCTCTAAAATTGAGCTTACTGCTATCGATACAGATGGTGCTAAAACAGTTACAACAAAAAATATTGTTGTTAACTCTTTTTTAAGTGAGGAAGAGTTTTTGGCTACACAATGGGAAATATATCCAAACCCTGTTATAAACGACATGGTTATTTCTCTAAATGAGATTGAAGAGGAGGGGGAAGTTAGAGTTAATATTTACGATCTGAGTGGTACCGTTGTTAAGTCATTTACTTATGATGTAGAAAACAATAAGATATCTGTGCCGGTAAGCAAGTTGAGTAGCGGAGTTTACATGGTTGAGCTTGTTGGAAACAACGGACGATCGATGAATAAAATGATAAAAAACTAA